The following proteins are encoded in a genomic region of Hyla sarda isolate aHylSar1 chromosome 3, aHylSar1.hap1, whole genome shotgun sequence:
- the ZNF292 gene encoding zinc finger protein 292 isoform X3 yields MVLYNMSQEDGVWRDPVLDKILSDQIQDPYHAEEFLHSEGPLLLEMRIKRLLKLGSVAAATGLAKICSDHQEMSKKGHFKQLYLKCLCAASPNIKLIEEIAKVDCKDALEMICNLESEGDEKTSLILCAAFLSRQLQFGEMYCAWELTLFWSKLQRRVEPSIQVYLEICRQLSQLTKTVYHIFFLIKVIQSETEAAGLPTCIELCVRALRLESSDNAKVKISICKTISCLLPDDLEVKRACQLTEFLLEPTVDAYYAVEMLYNQPDQKYDEESLPVPNSLRCELLLVLKTRWPFDPEFWDWKTLKRQCLALMGEEASIVSSIDELNDNEAYDQVDDFQELTKDTTENGLDCFTDPTPAPKVSEEKKKKKRIKKIHEQGYISARFRNWQAYMQYCVLCDKEFLGHRIIRHAQKHCIDGIYSCPICAKQYTTKETFIPHVTLHVKQSCKERLETMQPHKKLVKLPKKPQTCKNKKTVTNTKQERQVKKNTLYSDDFIVFNDNDNSDENDEKDNQSENLQTDKTALVNEFPCPVQFCNKGFKYFKNLIAHVKGHKDSEEAARFLEIQSKKVVCQYCRRQFVSLTHINDHLQMHCGSQPYICIQMKCKASFDTYADLLTHRKAHQDFKARCMFPKCGRIFSAAYMLFDHEAQHYNTFTCKIPGCGKVYHSELQLQQHLFEHSSESPLPESNKSGDLPKMTVVGSKCVSVKGKSLQKSNGNKSFNALPSQSSDVPSSTMVKDPSMPGASLQDQKSEPVSSSGLEKSMHMLSQLLPSSSDAISNPDLLNQVLPTASVAQNILPKAEMLAHPTYPADSRNIKLPSLVEGFPNILSENKMLTSADHADEAHIIANSGMEEQCLSLFQEAKNSTQVQPRKALSNAVISTEIKIEADKHMSDIIPFNDANQTAQLSENNLMSGYEDGAKTENLLPLSLETSNALSNVLPPVTDATVTPVLPAPTERFKCNVEGCTRIYNSVQSIGKHMKSTHPEHYNSFKTERKNRKRRKAPITDETPTYCILAGPGGQNNSSFQSPLQNAVNPSFCNQLQHLPNPVFPTHLGNLVNPLLSSVETVMSQGMPKNVAETLLGPEVGNLNNATLTSQIDDLAKVLPMKFENGSDPFLPIPTENDPLPVMSSLSGSTMFSQLGSNSDHVLAGNEANNFLKEDADSETSFSKQVDGTEIDANFNLDKSSAMLSNSADKTNSAIKNKERKSKHSPRAKCPAIVRDGKFICSRCFRVFTNPRSLGGHLSKRAVCKPHNDYDLSQVVSQKDGQPSVLASMILSSSPKQTAQPPAQTFSPEITVKDEPFLTPVHSDNDSTQYLHSGFIHPSISSYSPSGNKMESPIKQNFETSENISCKALPHKTSSDNCINTIHEINTAEAATAIPTHVLQNSYSIENEHSLENINISNCPNRSEHPELEQVKTSNVICPVLPASSVEENHCIPKPVSSTRVSVISGPQSSLTTTKKRSNSSKRKKKIDAPVAVEASHELAKNILAAVGGNLQMATEMQPNFMAYGSDLLENLAKHLSSADKELFMSCINESLKASSETHTISQLSAKQEKSDSLQFPAFTSDPKGTEKLNVNTDFKEKTFETMPSDPTDIYSKGNIQNICSTLPQSQSSVSSSMDDEITGVMHNVMTTNSASSPSNKMNIPICSVSPTQETNVKYDEQVLEIMDLVQKLQLVDNVMCEGLGTEEKCPPFEKLPIMSSVIVPNPSISLLSEQTPDAASQLGDKCNEKPFICQEEGCNYCAMTKDALFKHYTKVHYYTEEKLGEIKKHQLKFAPFRCVVPSCTKTFTRNSNLRAHCQSMHRFTSEQMIQLKIKRPYARKSVSEGVDLSPEMPSGSPEVKKCVESYEIPLVIPKSEPINQNSEMYQEWSAVKVEATKVEDIREPLDLPSGESHSVAVDQQSKKRPKIRRKPKEKEHKIKKAMEKDGKPTQGSSTYKPYQCVHEGCTAAFTIQQNLILHYQIFHKSDASKFSLEEDIKEDSNGPIITEFRCTETDCSRIFSSFASLIQHYVKLHEMIAEEIENVLSSGNIGQFNCDQNQCAVTFTTCSKYIEHIEEVHGIKMKPFKMEGEEMYKCDCEGCDRMYATRSNLLRHIYIKHKDKHKEHLIRPRKMSVNDQDNVEEKTSKEKHKVPRQKCENDVDVPKPKKSKVSNGEKGLKSRIGQNDTGPSTLKYGRHTYSLKDKEVALAECTDDHTKQYPCMVRGCTSIVGSEHNMIRHYKSHKLSRPFIVKHKKALIVCKRSGRAKTKEVSPKSPKLDITKDIENPEVIEGTNDATLSQEKQATSTLLESSDESTISASQQSETEKDEMDELTELFISKLSNEESTSSESQARTSSTVGSDFQESNSCQSDPQRPVNVVKRTNKQKHGTPNRKRKNDTHDEILSSETSCEDTLVPDTCEEPPAFDLGSFKPMGFEVSFLKFLEETVVKEKKTVDKVSCKTETEPAPQPSEKRPRLSVDEDFDTNIYLLFSNPSHLPNMDNVKIVLNEALSDYIELVLKQLNELKPVVVLKRHDIFCNELPNVAKEQNID; encoded by the exons GGAGTTGACCCTGTTCTGGAGTAAGCTGCAAAGAAGAGTTGAACCATCTATACAAGTGTATTTAGAAATATGTCGCCAGCTGTCTCAGTTAACGAAAACTGTATATCACATCTTCTTTCTCATCAAGGTTATCCAGTCAGAG ACGGAGGCTGCAGGACTACCAACTTGTATTGAGCTATGTGTACGAGCCCTCCGTTTAGAGTCAAGTGACAATGCCAAGGTGAAAATCTCCATCTGCAAAACAATCTCTTGTTTATTGCCTGATGACTTGGAAGTGAAGAGAGCTTGCCAGCTTACTGAATTTCTTTTGGAGCCCACTGTGGATGCATACTATGCTGTTGAGATGCTATATAACCAGCCAGACCAAAAATATGATGAGGAAAGTCTTCCTGTACCAAATTCATTGCGCTGTGAGTTGCTGCTGGTCTTGAAAACTAGATGGCCGTTTGATCCAGAGTTTTGGGACTGGAAAACTTTGAAACGTCAGTGTTTGGCATTAATGGGAGAGGAGGCATCTATTGTTTCTTCAATTGATGAGTTAAATGACAATGAAGCATATGATCAAGTGGATGATTTCCAAGAATTGACTAAGGACACTACAGAAAATGGACTTGATTGCTTTACTGACCCCACTCCTGCTCCAAAGGTCagcgaagaaaagaaaaagaagaaacgcATTAAGAAAATACATGAGCAAGGATACATATCTGCAAGATTTAGAAACTGGCAAGCTTATATGCAGTATTGTGTATTGTGTGACAAAGAGTTCTTGGGTCACCGAATAATTCGCCATGCGCAAAAGCACTGCATAGATGGTATTTATAGTTGTCCAATCTGTGCAAAACAATATACCACTAAAGAAACCTTTATCCCACATGTAACATTACACGTCAAACAATCGTGCAAAGAGAGACTGGAAACTATGCAGCCTCACAAGAAGTTGGTGAAATTGCCTAAAAAACCACAAACGTGTAAGAATAAAAAAACTGTGACTAACACTAAACAAGAGCGACAAGTTAAGAAAAACACTCTTTACTCTGATGACTTCATAGTTTTTAATGATAATGACAACTCTGATGAAAATGATGAGAAAGATAATCAGTCTGAGAATTTACAGACAGACAAAACAGCATTGGTAAATGAGTTTCCTTGTCCTGTACAGTTCTGCAATAAAGGattcaaatattttaaaaatttaaTTGCACATGTGAAGGGTCATAAAGACAGTGAAGAAGCTGCACGGTTCCTTGAGATACAGAGTAAGAAAGTAGTGTGTCAGTATTGCAGAAGGCAGTTTGTCAGTCTAACACACATAAATGATCATTTGCAAATGCACTGTGGAAGTCAACCTTACATTTGTATACAAATGAAGTGCAAGGCAAGCTTTGATACTTATGCAGATTTGCTCACACACAGAAAAGCGCATCAGGATTTTAAAGCAAGGTGTATGTTTCCAAAGTGCGGAAGAATATTCTCTGCAGCTTACATGCTATTTGACCATGAAGCACAACACTACAACACATTCACATGCAAAATCCCTGGCTGTGGAAAGGTATATCATTCTGAACTTCAGTTACAACAACACTTATTTGAACATTCATCAGAGTCTCCATTGCCAGAGTCTAACAAGTCCGGGGATCTGCCTAAAATGACAGTTGTTGGCAGTAAATGTGTAAGTGTCAAAGGAAAATCACTACAGAAGTCAAATGGAAATAAAAGCTTTAATGCATTGCCCTCACAGTCATCTGATGTCCCTAGTTCTACCATGGTTAAAGATCCAAGTATGCCTGGTGCATCACTGCAGGACCAGAAATCTGAGCCAGTGAGTTCCAGTGGACTAGAGAAGTCTATGCATATGCTCAGTCAACTACTTCCATCTTCTAGTGATGCGATCTCTAATCCGGATTTGTTAAATCAGGTTTTACCAACAGCCTCTGTTGCTCAGAATATTCTACCTAAGGCAGAAATGTTGGCTCATCCTACTTACCCAGCAGACTCTAGAAATATTAAACTGCCATCTCTTGTTGAAGGGTTTCCCAACATTTTGAGTGAAAATAAAATGCTTACCAGTGCAGATCATGCAGATGAGGCACACATAATTGCAAATTCAGGAATGGAAGAACAGTGCCTATCTTTGTTTCAAGAAGCAAAAAATAGCACCCAAGTTCAGCCAAGAAAAGCTCTGTCTAATGCTGTTATTTCTACTGAAATCAAAATAGAAGCAGACAAACATATGAGTGACATAATTCCATTTAATGATGCTAACCAAACTGCCCAGCTGTCTGAAAATAATCTTATGTCTGGTTATGAAGATGGGGCAAAGACAGAAAATCTCTTGCCACTGTCTCTTGAAACAAGTAATGCACTCTCAAATGTGCTGCCTCCTGTCACTGATGCTACAGTGACTCCTGTACTTCCAGCTCCAACTGAAAGGTTCAAATGCAACGTTGAGGGGTGCACACGAATATATAATTCAGTTCAAAGCATTGGTAAACACATGAAGAGTACCCACCCTGAACATTACAATTCCTTTAAAACTGAACGCAAGAACAGAAAGAGACGAAAAGCTCCAATAACTGATGAAACTCCTACCTACTGTATTCTTGCAGGGCCAGGAGGTCAAAATAATTCCAGTTTTCAGTCACCTCTGCAGAATGCTGTAAATCCTAGTTTCTGTAATCAGTTGCAGCATTTACCCAATCCAGTCTTCCCAACACATCTCGGAAACTTAGTTAACCCTTTATTGAGTTCTGTAGAAACTGTCATGTCTCAAGGAATGCCTAAAAATGTGGCAGAAACACTCTTGGGACCTGAAGTTGGAAATTTGAATAATGCTACCTTGACATCACAAATAGATGATTTGGCAAAAGTTTTACCTATGAAATTTGAAAACGGTTCAGACCCATTTCTTCCTATACCAACTGAAAACGATCCCCTGCCAGTCATGTCATCTTTAAGCGGAAGTACAATGTTCTCTCAGCTTGGCAGCAATTCAGATCATGTTCTAGCTGGCAACGAGGCTAATAACTTTTTGAAAGAAGATGCTGATTCTGAAACCTCATTTTCCAAACAAGTTGATGGAACTGAAATAGATGCTAATTTTAATCTTGATAAATCTTCTGCGATGCTGTCCAATTCTGCAGATAAAACAAATAGtgctataaaaaataaagagcGCAAATCAAAGCATAGTCCTCGTGCTAAATGCCCTGCAATTGTCAGAGATGGAAAGTTTATCTGCAGCAGATGTTTTAGAGTGTTTACTAATCCACGTTCCTTGGGTGGCCATTTGTCtaaaagagcagtgtgtaaaCCACATAATGATTATGACCTTTCTCAAGTAGTTTCACAGAAAGATGGACAGCCCTCTGTCTTGGCAAGTATGATACTTTCATCCAGTCCAAAGCAAACTGCACAgccacctgcacagacatttagcCCTGAAATAACAGTTAAAGATGAGCCATTTTTGACACCTGTTCATTCTGACAATGACAGCACTCAGTATTTACACAGTGGATTTATACATCCTAGCATATCTAGCTATTCACCATCTGGGAATAAAATGGAAAGTCCTATTAAGCAAAATTTTGAAACCTCCGAAAATATAAGCTGTAAAGCTCTTCCTCACAAAACTAGTTCAGACAATTGCATTAACACTATTCATGAGATAAACACAGCTGAGGCAGCAACTGCAATCCCCACACATGTGTTGCAGAATAGTTACAGTATTGAGAATGAACACAGTCTAGAAAACATTAATATAAGTAACTGTCCAAACAGATCTGAACATCCTGAATTGGAACAAGTAAAGACAAGTAATGTCATATGTCCTGTTCTACCTGCCAGCTCAGTTGAGGAAAACCATTGCATTCCCAAACCTGTAAGCAGCACCAGAGTGTCTGTCATTAGTGGACCTCAGAGTTCTTTAACCACCACTAAAAAAAGGAGCAACAGttctaaaagaaagaaaaaaatagatgCTCCTGTGGCAGTAGAAGCTTCACATGAACTAGCAAAAAATATTTTGGCAGCTGTTGGCGGAAACCTACAAATGGCTACTGAAATGCAACCAAACTTCATGGCCTACGGTTCTGATTTATTGGAAAACCTTGCAAAACATTTGAGCAGTGCTGACAAGGAGTTGTTTATGTCCTGCATCAATGAAAGTCTTAAGGCAAGTTCAGAGACACATACAATATCCCAGCTTTCTGCAAAGCAAGAAAAAAGTGATTCACTCCAATTTCCAGCATTCACATCTGATCCTAAAGGAACAGAAAAACTAAATGTCAACACTGACTTTAAGGAGAAGACATTTGAAACCATGCCTTCTGACCCCACCGACATTTACTCTAAGGGTAACATTCAGAATATTTGTTCCACTTTGCCACAGAGTCAGTCTAGTGTTTCTAGCAGTATGGATGATGAGATAACAGGGGTCATGCATAACGTTATGACAACAAACTCTGCTTCTAGTCCCAGTAACAAAATGAACATACCAATCTGCTCAGTTTCTCCTACCCAGGAAACTAATGTTAAGTATGATGAGCAGGTGTTGGAGATCATGGACTTGGTACAGAAGCTTCAGCTTGTAGATAATGTGATGTGTGAAGGATTAGGAACCGAAGAGAAATGTCCACCTTTTGAAAAGTTGCCCATAATGTCTAGTGTCATTGTTCCAAATCCAAGTATAAGTTTATTGTCTGAACAAACACCTGATGCTGCTTCACAATTAGGTGATAAATGTAATGAAAAACCTTTTATTTGTCAAGAGGAAGGCTGTAACTACTGTGCCATGACTAAAGATGCTTTGTTCAAGCATTACACTAAAGTACATTATTACACAGAAGAAAAACTAGGAGAGATAAAGAAACATCAGTTAAAGTTTGCTCCCTTCAGATGTGTTGTACCTTCATGTACAAAAACATTCACCAGAAACTCCAATCTCCGTGCCCACTGTCAGTCAATGCATCGTTTCACCTCTGAACAAATGATacaattaaaaattaaaagacCTTATGCTAGGAAATCTGTCAGTGAAGGTGTTGACTTGTCTCCTGAAATGCCTAGTGGAAGTCCAGAAGTAAAAAAGTGTGTTGAATCTTATGAAATTCCTCTAGTAATACCAAAATCAGAACCTATAAACCAGAATTCGGAGATGTATCAAGAATGGTCTGCTGTAAAAGTAGAAGCCACCAAGGTCGAAGACATTAGAGAGCCTCTTGATTTGCCTTCTGGAGAGTCACATTCTGTTGCGGTTGATCAACAGAGCAAAAAAAGACCTAAAATACGGAGGAAGCCGAAAGAGAAAGAACATAAGATTAAAAAGGCAATGGAGAAAGATGGCAAACCTACTCAGGGGTCTAGTACATATAAACCCTATCAGTGTGTTCACGAGGGTTGCACAGCAGCTTTTACAATTCAACAGAACTTAATACTTCATTATCAAATTTTCCACAAGTCTGATGCTTCTAAGTTTTCTCTAGAAGAAGATATAAAAGAGGATAGCAATGGACCAATAATCACAGAGTTCAGGTGTACAGAAACTGACTGCTCTCGAATATTTTCCAGTTTTGCAAGCCTAATACAACATTATGTGAAACTTCATGAGATGATTGCAGAGGAAATAGAGAATGTCCTCTCCAGTGGCAATATAGGACAATTTAATTGTGATCAAAACCAATGTGCAGTTACATTTACCACTTGTTCAAAATATATTGAGCACATTGAGGAAGTCCATGGTATTAAAATGAAGCCCTTTAAAATGGAAGGTGAGGAAATGTACAAGTGTGACTGTGAAGGCTGTGACCGCATGTATGCCACAAGGTCTAATTTGCTTCGACATATTTATATCAAGCACAAAGATAAACACAAGGAACATTTGATTAGGCCCAGGAAAATGAGTGTAAATGATCAAGATAATGTTGAGGAAAAGACATCtaaagaaaaacacaaagtgCCCAGACAAAAGTGTGAAAATGATGTTGATGTtcctaaaccaaaaaaaagtaaagttagCAATGGAGAAAAGGGTCTTAAAAGCAGAATTGGCCAGAATGACACAGGACCATCAACACTTAAATATGGTAGACATACATACTCCTTAAAGGATAAAGAAGTGGCATTGGCAGAATGCACAGATGACCACACTAAGCAGTATCCGTGCATGGTACGCGGCTGTACATCTATTGTTGGCAGTGAACACAACATGATTAGACATTATAAGTCCCACAAGCTTTCAAGGCCATTCATTGTAAAGCACAAAAAAGCACTAATTGTATGCAAAAGGAGTGGACGCGCCAAAACTAAAGAAGTATCTCCCAAGTCACCCAAACTAGATATAACAAAAGACATAGAGAATCCAGAGGTTATTGAGGGCACCAATGATGCAACATTGTCCCAAGAAAAACAAGCAACTTCCACATTACTTGAAAGTAGTGATGAGTCCACAATTTCAGCTTCCCAACAGAGTGAAACTGAAAAGGATGAGATGGATGAACTGACAGAACTTTTTATTTCAAAACTAAGCAATGAGGAAAGCACCAGTTCAGAGAGCCAAGCAAGGACTTCATCCACTGTAGGCAGTGACTTCCAGGAGTCAAACTCTTGTCAGTCAGACCCACAGAGGCCTGTAAATGTTGTAAAAAGAACCAATAAGCAAAAGCATGGGACTCCTAatcgaaaaagaaaaaatgacacACATGATGAAATATTGTCTTCTGAAACTAGCTGTGAGGACACATTAGTTCCTGATACTTGTGAAGAGCCACCAGCATTTGACTTGGGTTCCTTTAAACCTATGGGATTTGAAGTGTCTTTCCTTAAATTCCTAGAAGAAACTGTAGTCAAAGAAAAGAAAACTGTGGATAAGGTTAGTTGTAAGACTGAAACAGAGCCAGCACCACAACCAAGTGAAAAAAGACCAAGGCTGTCTGTGGATGAGGACTTTGACACAAATATCTACTTACTATTTTCTAATCCCTCACATTTACCCAACATGGACAATGTAAAGATTGTTTTAAATGAGGCATTGAGTGATTACATTGAACTTGTTCTTAAGCAGCTAAATGAACTGAAACCTGTTGTGGTTTTAAAAAGACACGACATTTTCTGCAATGAACTTCCCAATGTTGCAAAGGAACAAAATATAGACTAA